In Agrococcus jenensis, the genomic window TCGTCAGTGCAGGTGCAGCGGTCGAGGAGCCTCGGGCGCCAGGTCGCGGACGTGCTGCGGCAGCGGATCGTCCGCGGTGAGATCCTGCCGGGCTCGCGCCTCGTGGAGGAGGCCGTCGCCGAGGAGTTCGCCGTCAGCCGCGGCCCGGTGCGCGACGCCTTCACGCAGCTGAGCTTCGAGCGGCTCGTCGAGGTGCGCAAGCCCGCGGGCGTCTTCGTGATCGGCCTCACGCTCGACGATGTCGAGCAGCTCTACAGCCTGCGCGGCGCGCTCGAGGCGCTCGCGCTGCGGCGCGCGATGCGGGTCGAGGACGAGGAGCGCTGGCGCGAGTCCGAAGGCTCTGTCGAGGCGATGCTCGAGAGCGCCCGCCGGCAGGACGCCGAGGCGTTCCTCGCGGCCGACCTCGTCTTCCACTCGCGCATCTACGACCTCGCCGAGCACCCCCGGCTGCTGGGCGCGTGGGAGCAGTACAAGCCGACCTTCGAGGCGCTCCTCGACGTGACCATCCACCAGGACCGCGACCTCACGGATGCGGCGGAGGACCACGCGCGGCTGCTGCAGACGATGCGGTCGGGCGACGAGGAGGCCGCCTCGGCAGCGCTCGCGCGGCACCTCGAGGGGTCGCACGCGCGCATGCGCGCTGCCATCGAGGCTCGCTGACAACGGCGGGCGGTCACCCGCCTGCACCGGGGCCGCGCCTGGCCGCGGCGGCGTCCGGCACGCTTGCCGGCGTCGCCCGCGCCCGCCCGCCGGCAAGACGCCGACGACGGCATCCAGCACAACAGTTGACTGTAAACAGTGAACGGGGCTAGTGTCGGGCCATCGGCACCCGCCGACCCACTCGATGACGAGGAGGAGCAACGATGCCCCGTCCCCACGCCCCCCGCCCGATCGCCGCACTCGCAGCGATCGGCATCGGCGCCGCCGCACTGGTCGGCTGCTCCGCGAGCACCCCGAGCACCGACGGGAGCGCGGCTCCCGAGGAGTCCGCGGCCTCCACGTTCCCCGAGGGCGACATCCGCCTGATCATCCAGGCCAACCCCGGTGGCGGCTCCGACCTGTCGTCCCGCGCGCTCGCCGCGGAGCTCGAGCAGATCCTCGGCGTCTCGGTGATCGCCGAGAACATGCCCGGCGCTTCCGGCGCGCTCGCGATGGAGTACGTCGCGTCGCAGCCCGCCGACGGCACCGTCATCGGCTTCGGACCGGTCGAGATCGCGATGCTCAACACGACGCAGGGCGCCGACGTGCTGCCCGAGAACTACGACTTCCTGGGGCAGATCATGCTCGCCCCCGGCGTCATCTCGGTCGCCGCCGACAGCGACATCCAGACGCTCGAGGACCTCGTCGCCCGCTCGGAGGAGGCGCCGCTCACGGTCGCCAACTCCGGCGCAGGCTCGATCTGGGAGGCCGCCACGCTGGGCCTCGGCGACGTCACCGGCGCGCAGCTGACCCCCGTGCCCTACGACGGCGGCGCGACCGCCGTCTCCGCCGCGGCATCCGGCGAGGCCGACGCGGCCGTCTCTGGCCTCGGCGAGGCGCTCGCCCAAGAGGGCGCCGTCCGCGTGCTCGCCGTCATGCACGGCGAGCGCCACCCGAAGGCACCCGACGTCGAGACCGTCGAGGAGGCGCTCGGCGAGGACGTCGCGTTCGGCGGCTGGGGCGGCATCTACGCGCCGGCCGGTCTTCCGGAGGACGTGCACGCCACGCTCGAGGACGCGATCGCGCAGGCCGTCGAGAGCGAGAGCTACCAGCAGTTCCAGGACAACTCGGGCAACCTCGTCGTCTACCGGGACTCCGAGGAGTTCACGACGTTCGTCGAGGACCAGTTCGGCATCTTCCAGGACCTCCTGGGCTGACGCCTCGGGGCGGCCGGGCCGAGCCCGGCCGCCCCATCCCCGTCGCGCGGGCTCCAGCCCGCCGGCCCGCGCTGCCGACCCGGCAGCCCCCTTCCGCGCGACTGCTGAGGAGTCGACGATGACGGACGCCGCACCCGCACCCGCACCCGCGCGTCGCTGGACGCGCGACACCGCGATGGAGCTGGTGGTGTCGCTCGCGCTCCTCGCGCTCGCGATCGCCTACCTCGTGCTCTCCTCGCAGATCGAGCTGCGCCGCGAGGCGGCGCCGGGCCAGATGGACGCCCGGGCGTGGCCCGTGTTCCTCGGGGTCGCCGCCGTCGTGACCGCCGGCCCGCTCGTGCTGCGCACGATGCTGCGCGGCGCCGATCCGCGCGACGAGATCGAGACGGCCCAGCCGGGCGGCCTCCTCCGCGTCGGCGGCACCATGGCGATCGCGCTCGCCTACCTCGCGCTCTGGGCCGTGAACGACCTCGTGCTGCCCGGCATCAAGATCCCCGTGTTCCCGATCGCGACCGCGCTCGCGGTCGCTGCCCTGCTGCTGCTCTACGGCCACCGCGGCTGGAAGGGCCTCGTCATCTACCCGATCGCGCTCGCAGCCCTCAACTGGGTGCTGTTCGCGATGCTGCTGAGGATCCCCCTGTGAACGCCTTCGTCGACGGCATCTCGGCCCTGCTCGAGATCAACGTCATCATCGCCCTCGTCGTGGGCATGGTCCTCGGCATGCTCGTCGGAGCCTTCCCCGGCCTCACCGCGACCATGGTCGTCGCGCTCGCCGCCGGCTTCACCATGACCATGGAGCCCGTGCAGGGCCTCGCGGTGCTGCTGTCCATCTACGTCGCCGCCAACTTCGGCGACCGCGTGCCGTCCATCCTCGTGAACACGCCGGGCACACCGGCGTCGATCGCGACGACGCTCGACGGCTACCCGATGGCGAAGCAGGGCAAGGCGGGCCTCGCGCTCACCGTCTCCGCGCTCGTCTCGGCCGTCGGCATCCTCGCGTCGATCATCCTGTTCTGCGCCGCCGCCGTGCCGATCGCCTCGTTCGCGCGGTCGTCGTTCAAGAGCCCGGAGCTCTTCGCGCTCGTCGTCTTCGGCATCGCCGTGATGATCGGCATCTCGTCGAAGTCGATGATCAAGGGCATCCTCGGCGGCCTCATCGGCCTCATGCTCGGCACCGTCGGCGCCTACTCGGCCACGGCCGACCAGCGCTTCACCTTCGGCGTGCTCGAGCTGCAGGAGGGCCTCAACTTCATCGCCGTCATCATCGGCCTCTTCGGCATCGCCGAGCTCTTCGACCAGCTGCTCACCCACACGAAGTCGTCGGTGCGGCCCATCTCGAGCCTCGGCCGGTGGTGGCCGAACCGCTCGGAGCTGCGCCAGACCGGCCGTGCGGTGGCCGTCGGCGGCGGCGTCGGGCTCGGCGTCGGCCTCATCCCCGCCGCGGGCGGCGACATCGCCGGGCTCATCGGCTGGGAGCGCGCCCGCCGCGTCTCGAAGACGCCCGAGCGCTTCGGCAAGGGCTCGCTCGAGGGACTCGCCGCGGCCGACACGGCCTCGAGCGCGACGCTCGGCGGGTCGCTCACGACGACCATGGCGCTCGGCGTCCCGGGCGACTCGGTCATGGCGGTGATGATCGGCTCGATGATCATCTGGGGCATCGCCCCGGGTCCGAGCCTCTTCACGAACCACCCCGACCTCGTCGTCTCGATCGCCGGCATCATGCTGCTCGCGACCCTGCTGTCGCTCGGCCTCAGCCTCGTGCGCATGAAGGGCATGGTGCGCCTGCTCGACGTGCCGCAGCCGTACCTGTGGAGCGGCATCCTCATCTTCTGCATCGTCGGCACCTACGCGACGACGAACAGCCTCTCGACGGTGCTCACGATGCTCGTGTTCGGCGTGGTCGGCCTGGTCTTCAAGCGCATCGAGATGCCCGCCGGCCCGGTCGTGCTCGGCCTCCTGCTCGGGCCGCTCGCGGAGGAGAACCTCGCCCGCACGCTCGCGATCCTGCCGACGCGCCCCTTCCTCGAGGTCGTGAGCCCCATCGCGCTCGTGCTGCTCGCGCTCGCGGTGCTCTCCGTCGTCGTGCCGGCCATCCGGTCGGCGATGCGGTCGCGCCGCGATCGGGGCTCGCTCGCCGAGCGCCTCCGCGAGGAGGCGGAGGCCGAGGCCGCCGAGTACCAGACCGACCAGGCCGGCCAGACCGACCAGACCGACCACACCGATCCTGCCGGCGCGAGCGCGCCCGGCGCCGACACCCGACGGAGCTGACGTGCCCCACGACATCCTGACCGCAGTCCCCACCTCGTTCCTGCCCGGCGGTGAGCTCGACGCCGAGGGCAGCCGCGCGATCCTCGAGCACGTCGGCCGCTCCGGCAATGAGGGCGCCTTCGTGCTCGGCACGACCGGCGAGTTCCCCGTCATCGAGGAGGACGAGTTCACGACGCTCACGCGCCTCGCGATCGACACGCTCGGCGGCACCATGCGCGTGGTCGTGCACATCGGCCACCCGAGCGCGTACGGCGCCCTGCGCCGCCTCGCGATCGCCCGCGCCGCCGGCGCCACCGAGGTCGCCGCGATCACGCCCTACTACCTGCCCGTGAGCGACGAGGCGATCCTCGACTACTTCGCGCAGCTGTCGGCCGCATCCGACGGCATCGCGCTCTGGGTCTACGTCTACCCCGCGCGCAGCGGCAACCACGTCTCGCCCGCGCTGCTCGCGCGGCTCGCGACGCTGCCGAACGTGGTGGGCGCGAAGGTGAGCGAGCTCTCGCTCGACGAGATCCAGGCCTACCGCGATGCGGTGCCGGAGTCCTTCGTGCTCTACACCGGCGCCGACCGCGACCTCGTCGCCGCCGCCGGCTCCGGCGCGCAGGGCGTCGTCTCGGGCGTGAGCTCGGTGCTGCCGCGGCCGTTCCGCGCGCTCGCCGGCGCCGCCGCGAGCGGTGACGCGGCCGCGATCGACCGCGCCCAGCACGACGTCGACGACGTCGTCGCCATCATCGGCGGCGACATGGCGCGCATGAAGGAGGCGCTGCGCATCCTCGGCGTCGCCGACGGCACCTGCCGCATGATGCTCGACGCACCGGACGAGGCCGCCATCGCCGAGATCCACCGCGTCGTCGCCGCGTACCGCTGACATCAGGCGGCGCGAGCGCGCCGCGAGGAAGGACACCGTGACCACCTACACGTTCCCCGAGCGGCGCGTCGCCGCCGAGGCTGCCCCCCGCACCGTCTACGCGGTCGCCTCCGGCGATCTGCGGCTCGCCGCGAACACCACCTGCTGGCCCGCCCAGCAGGCGTTCGAGGCGCAGGTCGGCGCGGCGCTCGAGTCGCACGGGTGGGCCATGCAGCGCGCCCACGAGGTCGACCCCGAGACCGGGCACGGCTTCATCGACTCGCAGGCGAAGGGCATCCGCGTCTTCCGCGACGTGCCGAAGGATGCGCCGGTCGTCGTCGTCGACGCCGTCTGGCAGTACAGCCACCACGTGCTCGCGGGCCTCCGCGCCCACCGCGGCCCGATCCTCATCGTCGCCAACTGGTCCGGGCAGTTCCCGGGCCTCGTCGGGCTGCTCAACCTCACCGCGAGCCTGACGAAGGCCGAGATCGCGCATTCGATCCTGTGGAGCGAGGACTTCACCGACGCGTGGGCGCGCACGAAGCTGGCGGAGTGGCTCGAGACCGGCACGATCGCTCACGCGACCGAGCACGTGCGCGACCTCCCGGCGCTGCCGGAGAGCGAGGAGGCCCGCCTGGGCACCGAGCTCGCGGCACAGCTGCGGGACGACCACGCGGTCATCGGCGTCTTCGACGAGGGCTGCATGGGCATGTACAACGCGATCATCGACGACGAGATGCTCAACCCGACCGGCATCTACAAGGAGCGCCTCTCGCAGAGCGCGCTACTGGCCGAGATGGACCGCGTGCCGGACGCCGAGGCGGAGGGCGCGCTGCGGTGGCTCGAGGACGCCGGGCTGACGTTCCACTGGGGCGAGGACGACGCGACCGAGCTGACGCGGGAGCAGGTGCTGAGCCAGATGCGCATGTACATCGCGGCGCTCCGCATCGGCGACGACTACGGCGTCGACGCGATCGGCATCCAGTACCAGCAGGGCCTCAAGGACCAGTGCGCCGCGTCCGACCTCGCCGAGGGGCTGCTCAACAACGTCGAGCGCCCGCCGGTGCGCTCGCGCGACGGCGAGCGGGAGCTGTGGGCCGGCGCGCCGCTGCCGCACTTCAACGAGGTCGACGAGGGCGTCGCGGTCGACGCGCTCGTGACGAACCGGGTGTGGACCGCGATGGGCTTCGACCCCGCGACGACGCTGCACGACATCCGCTGGGGCGAGGACTACGACGGCGAGTTCGTCTGGGTGTTCGAGATCTCGGGCTCGGTGCCCGCGAGCCACAACGGCGGCTACGACCGCTCGTACTCGATGCGCCAGGTGCCGATGTTCTTCCCGAAGGGCGGCGGCACGCTCTCGGGCGTCTCGAAGCCGGGCGAGATCGTCTGGTCGCGCGTGTTCGTCATGGACGGCGCGCTGCACGTCGACATCGGCAGGGCGCACGTCGTCGCGCTGCCCGAGGAGGAGACGCAGCGCCGCCTCGAGTCGACCGACCGCCAGTGGCCGATCATGCACGCCGTGCTGCACGGCGTGAGCCGCGACCAGCTGATGGCGCGCCACAAGTCGAACCACATCCAGGTCGCCTACGCGCCCGACGCGGACGCCGCCGACCGGGCGCTCACCGCGAAGGCGGCGATGTTCGCCGGCATGGGCATCCGCGTGCACCTCTGCGGCGACGTCGCCCTCTGACCCGCACGGCGAAGGGCCCGGCGCAGCGCTGCTGCGGCGGGCCCTTCGTGGCGGACGGCGTCAGACGGCCGTGTAGCCGCCGTCGACGAGGTGGTAGCTGCCGGTGATGAAGCTCGCGTCCTCGGAGAGCAGGAAGGCGGTGAGCGCGGCGACCTCGTCGGGCGTGCCGAGGCGGCCGAGCGCGTGCTTCGCGGCCATCCCGTCGCGCGCGGCCTGGTCGAGGTTCTGCTCGAGCAGCGGCGTGAGGATGTAGCCGGGGCCGACGGCGTTGATGCGCAGGCCCTCAGGGCCGTACTCGACGGCCGCGTTCTTCGTCAGCCCGACGACCGCGTGCTTCGTGGCCGTGTAGGCGCTGCTCATGGGTGCCGCGACCGAGCCGTGGATCGACGCCATGTTGACGATCGCGGACTGCTGCGGGTGCTCGAGCATCGCCGGGATCTGCGCGCGCATGCCGTGGAGCACGCCCGTGAGGTTGACGTCGACGACCTTCTGCCACGCCTCCGGCGCGATGTCGGCCGTGCGCGCCGGAGCGCCGCCGATGCCGGCGTTGTTGACCGCGAGGTGGAGGCCGCCGTAGGTCTCGACCGCGGTGCGGACGACGCGCTCGGCGTCCTCCGCGGAGGCCACGTCCTGCTGCACGGCGGTCGCCGTGCCCCCCGCGGCGACGATCTCGTCGACGACCCGCTGCGCCGCGTCGACGGCGATGTCGGTCACCACGACCTGCGCACCCTCGCTCGCGAGCCGCTTGCTCACCGCCTCGCCGATGCCCGAGCCGCCGCCCGTCACGAGTGCCACCTTGCCGTCGAACCGTGCCATCGTCCTGCTCCTTCGTCTCGAGCGCCCCGCGTGGGCGCACCATGAGATGCAACGCCCGGGCGCGCGAAGGCTTCCGGATGCTCGCCGACGGCCGAACCCGGGCGCGTCACCGCGAGCGGCAGCGCCGGCTCAGGCGCGGTGCCGGGGGCGGTACTCCCGCAGCTCGTGGGTCGCGCGGACGAGTGCGCGCAGCTCCTCGAGCGACTCCGGCGCCGCGCCGAGCGCGCGCGCCTGCACGAGCACGTTCCCGATCGCGGTCGCCTCGACCGGGCCGGCCACGACGGTCAGGCCGGTGCGGTCGGCCGTGAGCTGGCACAGCAGCGCGTTGCGCGCGCCGCCGCCGACCACGTGCACGCGCTCGATCGCCTGGCCGCTGATGCGCGCGGCATCCCGCAGCGTGACGGCGTAGCCCTCCGCGAGCGACTCCAGGATGCAGCGCACGACCTCCGCGCGGCCGCGGGGCGGGCGCTGCCCGCGCTCCTCGAACCAGGCGCGGATGCGCTCGGGCATGTCGCCGGGCGGGTAGAAGACGGCGTCGGTGGGGTCGAAGACCGGCACGGCCCAGTCGACCGCGGCGGCGGCCTCGAGCAGCTCCGGCAGCCCGAGCCGCTCGCCCGCCGCCTGCCACGTGCGCACGGCCTCGCTCAGGATCCACAGCCCCATGACGTTCTTGAGGAACCGCGTGCGGCCGTCGACGCCGCCCTCGTTCGTGAACGAGGCGTCGAGCGCCTCCGCGGTCGCGATGGGCGCCGGCGTCTCGATGCCGACGAGCGACCAGGTGCCGCTCGAGATGTAGGCGCCGCCCGGCTCCATCGGCACCGCGACCACGGCGGATGCGGTGTCGTGCGACCCGATCGCGAGCACGTCGGGCGCGCCCTCGATGCCGAAGTGCGCCCGCGTGACCGCGTTGATGGGCGCGAGCCGCGTGCCGGGCTCGACGACCTCCGAGAGCAGCGTCGGGTCGATGCCCAGCATGCCCATGAGCTCGGTGTCCCAGGCGCCGTCGAGGCGCATGAGCCCCGTCGTCGACGCGTTCGTGCGCTCCGTGACCATCCGCCCGGTCATCCAGTAGCCGAAGAGGTCGGGCAGCATGAGCAGCCGGTCCGCCGCCTCGAGGAGGCCGCGCTCGCGGTCGACCATGAGCTGGTTGATCGTGGTGAACGGCATCCGCTGCAGCCCGCAGCGCGCGTAGAGCTCCGGCTGCGCGATGACCGCGTCGACGAGCTCGAGCCCGTGCGCCGTGCGGTCGTCGCGGTACGAGAAGGGGATGCCGAGCAGGCTGCCGCGCCGCAGCAGGCCGTAGTCGACCGCCCACGAGTCGACCGCGACCGACGCGAGCGACGCATCCCGCGACGCGGTCGCGACGCCCTGCAGCGCCGCGTCGTAGAGCGCCAGCACGCTCCAGTGCAGGCCGTCGCCGATCTTCACCGGCCGGTTCTCGAAGCGCGCGACCTCGTCGAGCCGGAGCGTGCTCGGCCCGACCTCTGCCTTCACGACCCGGCCGCTCGTCGCGCCGAGGTCGATCGCGGCGACGGTCGCCGTCATCGCAGGAACGCGGCCGCGACGCCCGAGTCGACCGGCACGTGCAGCCCGGTCGTGTGGCTGAGGTCGGGACCGGTGAGCACGGCGACCGCGTTGGCCACGTGCTCAGGGAGCACCTCGAGGCCCAGCAGGGTGCGGCCCGCGTAGTACTTGCCGAGCTCCTCCTCCTTCACCCCGTAGACCTCCGCGCGCGACG contains:
- a CDS encoding dihydrodipicolinate synthase family protein → MPHDILTAVPTSFLPGGELDAEGSRAILEHVGRSGNEGAFVLGTTGEFPVIEEDEFTTLTRLAIDTLGGTMRVVVHIGHPSAYGALRRLAIARAAGATEVAAITPYYLPVSDEAILDYFAQLSAASDGIALWVYVYPARSGNHVSPALLARLATLPNVVGAKVSELSLDEIQAYRDAVPESFVLYTGADRDLVAAAGSGAQGVVSGVSSVLPRPFRALAGAAASGDAAAIDRAQHDVDDVVAIIGGDMARMKEALRILGVADGTCRMMLDAPDEAAIAEIHRVVAAYR
- a CDS encoding tripartite tricarboxylate transporter substrate binding protein → MPRPHAPRPIAALAAIGIGAAALVGCSASTPSTDGSAAPEESAASTFPEGDIRLIIQANPGGGSDLSSRALAAELEQILGVSVIAENMPGASGALAMEYVASQPADGTVIGFGPVEIAMLNTTQGADVLPENYDFLGQIMLAPGVISVAADSDIQTLEDLVARSEEAPLTVANSGAGSIWEAATLGLGDVTGAQLTPVPYDGGATAVSAAASGEADAAVSGLGEALAQEGAVRVLAVMHGERHPKAPDVETVEEALGEDVAFGGWGGIYAPAGLPEDVHATLEDAIAQAVESESYQQFQDNSGNLVVYRDSEEFTTFVEDQFGIFQDLLG
- a CDS encoding GntR family transcriptional regulator; its protein translation is MSSVQVQRSRSLGRQVADVLRQRIVRGEILPGSRLVEEAVAEEFAVSRGPVRDAFTQLSFERLVEVRKPAGVFVIGLTLDDVEQLYSLRGALEALALRRAMRVEDEERWRESEGSVEAMLESARRQDAEAFLAADLVFHSRIYDLAEHPRLLGAWEQYKPTFEALLDVTIHQDRDLTDAAEDHARLLQTMRSGDEEAASAALARHLEGSHARMRAAIEAR
- a CDS encoding fucose isomerase, which gives rise to MTTYTFPERRVAAEAAPRTVYAVASGDLRLAANTTCWPAQQAFEAQVGAALESHGWAMQRAHEVDPETGHGFIDSQAKGIRVFRDVPKDAPVVVVDAVWQYSHHVLAGLRAHRGPILIVANWSGQFPGLVGLLNLTASLTKAEIAHSILWSEDFTDAWARTKLAEWLETGTIAHATEHVRDLPALPESEEARLGTELAAQLRDDHAVIGVFDEGCMGMYNAIIDDEMLNPTGIYKERLSQSALLAEMDRVPDAEAEGALRWLEDAGLTFHWGEDDATELTREQVLSQMRMYIAALRIGDDYGVDAIGIQYQQGLKDQCAASDLAEGLLNNVERPPVRSRDGERELWAGAPLPHFNEVDEGVAVDALVTNRVWTAMGFDPATTLHDIRWGEDYDGEFVWVFEISGSVPASHNGGYDRSYSMRQVPMFFPKGGGTLSGVSKPGEIVWSRVFVMDGALHVDIGRAHVVALPEEETQRRLESTDRQWPIMHAVLHGVSRDQLMARHKSNHIQVAYAPDADAADRALTAKAAMFAGMGIRVHLCGDVAL
- a CDS encoding tripartite tricarboxylate transporter TctB family protein, which encodes MTDAAPAPAPARRWTRDTAMELVVSLALLALAIAYLVLSSQIELRREAAPGQMDARAWPVFLGVAAVVTAGPLVLRTMLRGADPRDEIETAQPGGLLRVGGTMAIALAYLALWAVNDLVLPGIKIPVFPIATALAVAALLLLYGHRGWKGLVIYPIALAALNWVLFAMLLRIPL
- a CDS encoding tripartite tricarboxylate transporter permease is translated as MNAFVDGISALLEINVIIALVVGMVLGMLVGAFPGLTATMVVALAAGFTMTMEPVQGLAVLLSIYVAANFGDRVPSILVNTPGTPASIATTLDGYPMAKQGKAGLALTVSALVSAVGILASIILFCAAAVPIASFARSSFKSPELFALVVFGIAVMIGISSKSMIKGILGGLIGLMLGTVGAYSATADQRFTFGVLELQEGLNFIAVIIGLFGIAELFDQLLTHTKSSVRPISSLGRWWPNRSELRQTGRAVAVGGGVGLGVGLIPAAGGDIAGLIGWERARRVSKTPERFGKGSLEGLAAADTASSATLGGSLTTTMALGVPGDSVMAVMIGSMIIWGIAPGPSLFTNHPDLVVSIAGIMLLATLLSLGLSLVRMKGMVRLLDVPQPYLWSGILIFCIVGTYATTNSLSTVLTMLVFGVVGLVFKRIEMPAGPVVLGLLLGPLAEENLARTLAILPTRPFLEVVSPIALVLLALAVLSVVVPAIRSAMRSRRDRGSLAERLREEAEAEAAEYQTDQAGQTDQTDHTDPAGASAPGADTRRS
- a CDS encoding rhamnulokinase, translated to MTATVAAIDLGATSGRVVKAEVGPSTLRLDEVARFENRPVKIGDGLHWSVLALYDAALQGVATASRDASLASVAVDSWAVDYGLLRRGSLLGIPFSYRDDRTAHGLELVDAVIAQPELYARCGLQRMPFTTINQLMVDRERGLLEAADRLLMLPDLFGYWMTGRMVTERTNASTTGLMRLDGAWDTELMGMLGIDPTLLSEVVEPGTRLAPINAVTRAHFGIEGAPDVLAIGSHDTASAVVAVPMEPGGAYISSGTWSLVGIETPAPIATAEALDASFTNEGGVDGRTRFLKNVMGLWILSEAVRTWQAAGERLGLPELLEAAAAVDWAVPVFDPTDAVFYPPGDMPERIRAWFEERGQRPPRGRAEVVRCILESLAEGYAVTLRDAARISGQAIERVHVVGGGARNALLCQLTADRTGLTVVAGPVEATAIGNVLVQARALGAAPESLEELRALVRATHELREYRPRHRA
- a CDS encoding SDR family NAD(P)-dependent oxidoreductase — protein: MARFDGKVALVTGGGSGIGEAVSKRLASEGAQVVVTDIAVDAAQRVVDEIVAAGGTATAVQQDVASAEDAERVVRTAVETYGGLHLAVNNAGIGGAPARTADIAPEAWQKVVDVNLTGVLHGMRAQIPAMLEHPQQSAIVNMASIHGSVAAPMSSAYTATKHAVVGLTKNAAVEYGPEGLRINAVGPGYILTPLLEQNLDQAARDGMAAKHALGRLGTPDEVAALTAFLLSEDASFITGSYHLVDGGYTAV